One genomic window of Haloferax mediterranei ATCC 33500 includes the following:
- a CDS encoding nitrite/sulfite reductase, protein MPTDVERWKSEVYGNEIREHLFRFAEEGWDAIPEDERDAWFERFKWWGLYHQRNGQESYFMMRIGTPNGVLTPGQTEVVAEVADEYARGPAENPIFGNGYVDWTTRQSIQLHWIKLEDIPELFDKLESVGLSTQQACGDSWRNIVGCPVAGKDKHEHVDALPVAMELNETFKGNDDHSNLPRKWKVSITGCREGCGQGDINDLALEPATKEIDGEETKGFNIRIGGGLSRNEPRLARDIDVFVTPEQAAEVSGAISALFRDNGDRENRYNARIKFLMDEWGAEKFRNVLQEEYVDFELETAGEDLRSEYSYNSGYANGGHADHVGIHEQADGNYYVGLNVLVGRMGVDETKELARVADEYGSGEVRVTQRQNVIITDVPEEKLDALQEEDLLEHYSPDPHPFMRGSIACTGTEFCSLSIVETKNRQVRYARWLKENVELPEGVEDFHIHLSGCTASCAQPQIADVSLRGMKTRKNGDPVEALDIGLGGGLGENPNFAEWVTQRVPVDEVPGAIKNLLANFEERREGDETFREFVARTDEEDLAELVEPEETSYEDPMMHNTKRTWYPYAEDDSLDASPAPTAGDGTPIASDD, encoded by the coding sequence ATGCCCACGGACGTCGAACGTTGGAAATCAGAGGTCTACGGTAACGAGATACGAGAGCATCTGTTCCGTTTCGCCGAGGAGGGCTGGGACGCTATCCCCGAAGACGAGCGGGACGCCTGGTTCGAGCGCTTCAAATGGTGGGGACTGTACCACCAGCGCAACGGACAGGAGTCCTATTTCATGATGCGAATCGGGACGCCGAACGGCGTGCTGACGCCCGGACAGACCGAGGTCGTCGCTGAAGTCGCCGACGAGTACGCTCGCGGTCCGGCCGAAAATCCGATATTCGGTAACGGCTACGTCGACTGGACGACTCGTCAGTCCATCCAGCTGCACTGGATAAAGCTAGAGGATATCCCGGAACTCTTCGACAAGCTCGAATCTGTCGGCCTCTCCACCCAGCAGGCCTGTGGTGACTCGTGGCGCAACATCGTCGGCTGTCCCGTCGCCGGCAAGGACAAACACGAGCACGTCGACGCGCTGCCCGTCGCGATGGAGCTCAACGAGACGTTCAAGGGCAACGACGACCACTCGAACCTCCCCCGCAAGTGGAAGGTCTCTATCACCGGCTGCCGCGAAGGCTGTGGCCAAGGCGACATCAACGACCTCGCGCTCGAACCCGCGACCAAGGAAATCGACGGTGAGGAGACGAAAGGCTTCAACATCCGTATCGGCGGCGGCCTCTCCCGTAACGAGCCACGGCTCGCCCGCGACATCGACGTCTTCGTGACGCCGGAACAGGCCGCGGAGGTCTCGGGGGCCATCTCCGCGCTCTTCCGTGACAACGGCGACCGCGAGAACCGCTACAACGCCCGCATCAAGTTCCTGATGGACGAGTGGGGCGCGGAGAAGTTCCGCAACGTCCTGCAGGAGGAGTACGTCGACTTCGAACTGGAGACTGCAGGCGAGGACCTGCGCTCGGAGTACTCCTACAACTCCGGCTACGCTAACGGCGGCCACGCGGACCACGTCGGTATCCACGAGCAAGCCGACGGCAACTACTACGTCGGTCTCAACGTCCTCGTCGGCCGCATGGGCGTCGACGAGACGAAAGAACTCGCCCGCGTCGCCGACGAATACGGCTCCGGCGAAGTCCGCGTCACCCAGCGCCAGAACGTCATCATCACTGACGTGCCCGAGGAGAAACTCGACGCGCTGCAGGAAGAAGACCTCCTCGAACACTACTCGCCCGACCCCCACCCGTTCATGCGCGGCTCTATCGCCTGTACGGGGACCGAGTTCTGTTCGCTCTCTATCGTGGAGACGAAGAACCGGCAGGTTCGCTACGCTCGCTGGCTGAAGGAGAACGTCGAACTACCCGAAGGCGTCGAGGACTTCCACATCCACCTCTCGGGTTGTACGGCCTCCTGCGCCCAGCCCCAGATCGCCGACGTGAGTCTTCGCGGTATGAAGACCCGCAAAAATGGGGACCCGGTCGAGGCGCTCGACATCGGTCTCGGCGGCGGTCTCGGCGAGAACCCGAACTTCGCCGAGTGGGTCACCCAGCGCGTCCCCGTCGACGAGGTGCCCGGCGCTATCAAGAACCTGCTCGCGAACTTCGAGGAGCGTCGCGAGGGCGACGAGACCTTCCGAGAGTTCGTCGCTCGGACGGACGAAGAGGACCTCGCCGAACTGGTCGAACCCGAAGAGACCAGCTACGAGGACCCGATGATGCACAACACGAAGCGCACGTGGTACCCCTACGCCGAAGACGACAGCCTCGATGCGAGTCCCGCGCCGACGGCGGGCGACGGGACGCCCATCGCCAGCGACGACTGA
- a CDS encoding DUF6360 family protein has product MPNRILKVNAYTTLDLVDGTAKGHDFEESAFAVLNVTSPRKNPDEITLGLELDGTQLDALPPHADTVTLSPEEARTLAADLEKHADRVEAARDD; this is encoded by the coding sequence ATGCCAAATCGCATCCTGAAGGTCAACGCGTACACGACGCTCGACCTCGTCGACGGCACGGCGAAGGGTCACGACTTCGAGGAATCCGCGTTCGCGGTCCTCAACGTCACGTCGCCGCGGAAGAACCCCGACGAAATCACGCTCGGACTCGAACTCGACGGGACGCAACTCGACGCGCTCCCCCCGCACGCAGACACGGTAACGCTCTCACCCGAAGAGGCACGCACGCTGGCGGCCGACCTCGAAAAACACGCCGACCGGGTCGAAGCCGCACGCGACGACTAA
- a CDS encoding DMT family transporter: protein MSRHRTLVLFVAAAVLFGTSFVGIKAAIDVVPPVLFAAFRVDVAAIVLLSLVIVRGGYWRPRSRADVFGILASGAFVLGANNVLLFLGQQHATTGAAAVMYSLMPVVSPVFAVLLLDDERISAVDAVGILLGLVGVVVIVGPESVLGGGSIGQALVVGSALSVAFGTVLLKRIDPDIGTLPLTAWAMAAAAVGIHIVSIGFGESPAQVAWSPTIVAAILYVGMPATAAAYPVYFALLAEAGPVRGNLVAYAMPIVATITGWAFLGETISSATVLGFGVIVSGFVLVQRESVVRVIGSVDGWSVDAE from the coding sequence GTGAGCCGTCATCGGACCCTCGTTCTCTTCGTCGCGGCGGCGGTGCTGTTCGGCACCTCCTTCGTCGGCATCAAGGCCGCTATCGATGTCGTTCCGCCGGTGCTGTTCGCGGCGTTTCGCGTCGACGTGGCCGCAATCGTCTTACTGAGCCTCGTTATCGTCCGCGGCGGCTACTGGCGGCCGCGGAGTCGCGCCGACGTATTCGGTATCCTCGCCAGCGGCGCGTTCGTCCTCGGTGCGAACAACGTGCTTCTCTTCCTCGGTCAGCAGCACGCGACGACCGGGGCCGCGGCCGTCATGTACAGCCTCATGCCGGTCGTCTCGCCGGTGTTCGCCGTGTTGCTCCTCGACGATGAGCGTATCTCGGCGGTCGACGCCGTCGGCATTCTACTCGGACTCGTCGGCGTCGTCGTCATTGTCGGCCCGGAGAGCGTTCTCGGCGGTGGAAGCATCGGACAGGCGCTCGTCGTCGGGTCGGCGCTCTCGGTCGCGTTCGGGACCGTGCTGCTCAAGCGGATTGACCCCGACATCGGAACCCTGCCACTGACTGCGTGGGCGATGGCAGCCGCCGCCGTCGGCATCCACATCGTCAGCATCGGCTTCGGCGAATCACCCGCGCAGGTGGCGTGGTCGCCGACTATCGTCGCCGCGATTCTCTACGTGGGGATGCCCGCGACGGCGGCCGCCTATCCGGTGTACTTCGCACTGCTCGCCGAGGCCGGGCCGGTTCGGGGGAACCTCGTCGCCTACGCGATGCCAATCGTCGCGACCATCACCGGGTGGGCGTTCCTCGGCGAGACGATTTCGTCGGCAACTGTACTCGGCTTCGGCGTTATCGTCTCCGGGTTCGTGTTGGTTCAGCGCGAGAGCGTCGTTCGAGTCATCGGCTCAGTCGATGGGTGGTCTGTAGACGCAGAGTAG